CAACGCTCAATTTATGACTCCTTATATAGAATCCGTCAAAAAAACGGACAGGCGCCTGGATAAAGTCTCAGCACGCCATAGGGGCAGTTCTCATGTGCAGCCAAGCCATATCAGGCTCAGATCGAGAGGCCCTCTAGGAAGGAAAACCACTCCGATCTGCTATAGGGCTATGCGAATGCAACTCACTGACAAAGTAATCATTATCACCGGCGGTTGCCAGGGTTTAGGTCGTTCCATGGCCGAGTATCTCGCAGGCAAAGGCGCGAAGCTCGCGCTGGTGGACCTGAATCAGGAAAAACTCGACGCCACCGTCGCGGCGTGCAAAGCCAAGGGTGTCGAGGCCCGCGCCTACCTGTGCAACGTCGCCGATGAAGAGCAAGTGACCCACATGGCCGCCCAGGTGGCTGACGATTTCGGTGCGATCCATGGCCTGATCAACAACGCCGGCATTCTGCGCGACGGCCTGCTGCTGAAGGTCAAGGACGGCGAAATGACCAAGATGAGCCTGGCCCAATGGCAGGCGGTGATCGACGTCAATCTGACCGGTGTGTTCCTGTGCACCCGTGAAGTCGCGGCAAAAATGGTGGAGCTGAATAACAGCGGCGCGATCATCAATATCTCGTCGATTTCGCGCGCTGGCAACGTTGGCCAGACCAACTACTCCGCCGCCAAGGCCGGTGTCGCTGCGGCGACCGTGACCTGGGCCAAGGAACTGGCACGTTACGGCATTCGCGTGGCGGGTATTGCACCGGGCTTCATCGAAACCGAGATGACCCTGAGCATGAAGCCGGAAGCGCTGGAGAAAATGACCTCCGGGATTCCGCTCAAGCGCATGGGTAAACCCGAAGAGATCGCCCAGTCGGCGGCCTACATTTTCGAGAACGACTACTACACCGGTCGGATTCTGGAGCTGGATGGCGGGTTGCGGATTTAAGGTTGGCACCGAACCTGTGGCAAGCATGTTCTCTGTGGCGAGGGAGCTTGCTCCCGCTCGGCTGCGCAGCAGTCGTAAAAACCGTCAACCGAGTTTCACCTGATAAACCACGGTTGCTATTTTAGGGCGGCTTCGCCACCCAGCGGGAGCAAGCTCCCTCGCCACAAAAGCGAAGCTTGCCCCTTGCCCAATCAATCGTCGCTGACGGTGATGTTCGGCATCGCCGGCGTTGCCGCTTCCTGCAACACAATCCGCGCGCCGACATGTCGGGCCAGCTCTTGGTAAACCATCGCAATCTGGCTGTCCGGCTCGGCGATTACCGTTGGCTTGCCGCCATCGGCCTGTTCGCGAATCAGCATCGACAGTGGCAATGAAGCCAACAGTTCGACACCGTACTGGTTGGCCAGCTTCACACCGCCGCCCTCACCGAACAGATGCTCGGCATGCCCGCAGTTGGAGCAGATGTGCACGGCCATGTTTTCCACCACACCCAGCACCGGGATGTTGACCTTGCGGAACATCTCCACGCCCTTGCGCGCGTCCAGCAATGCCAGATCCTGCGGGGTGGTCACGATCACCGCACCGGCCACCGGGACTTTCTGCGCCAGGGTCAACTGGATATCGCCGGTGCCTGGCGGCATGTCGATAACCAGATAATCCAGGTCGCCCCAGGCTGTTTGCGTGACCAGTTGCAACAGGGCGCCGGACACCATCGGCCCGCGCCAGACCATCGGCGTGTTGTCGTCGGTCAGGAAGGCCATGGACATCACTTCGA
The Pseudomonas lini DNA segment above includes these coding regions:
- a CDS encoding SDR family oxidoreductase encodes the protein MQLTDKVIIITGGCQGLGRSMAEYLAGKGAKLALVDLNQEKLDATVAACKAKGVEARAYLCNVADEEQVTHMAAQVADDFGAIHGLINNAGILRDGLLLKVKDGEMTKMSLAQWQAVIDVNLTGVFLCTREVAAKMVELNNSGAIINISSISRAGNVGQTNYSAAKAGVAAATVTWAKELARYGIRVAGIAPGFIETEMTLSMKPEALEKMTSGIPLKRMGKPEEIAQSAAYIFENDYYTGRILELDGGLRI
- the apbC gene encoding iron-sulfur cluster carrier protein ApbC, producing the protein MSAVNRAAVEAVLRQYTDPYLNQDPVSAGCVRSIDIQGDRVSVQLELGYAAGLFKSGWAQLLQLAIEGLDGVVTARVEITSVIAAHKAQAQIPGLANVKNVVAVASGKGGVGKSTTAANLALALAREGAKVGILDADIYGPSQGIMFGIPEGTRPQVKDQKWFIPIESHGVEVMSMAFLTDDNTPMVWRGPMVSGALLQLVTQTAWGDLDYLVIDMPPGTGDIQLTLAQKVPVAGAVIVTTPQDLALLDARKGVEMFRKVNIPVLGVVENMAVHICSNCGHAEHLFGEGGGVKLANQYGVELLASLPLSMLIREQADGGKPTVIAEPDSQIAMVYQELARHVGARIVLQEAATPAMPNITVSDD